One genomic region from Halococcus qingdaonensis encodes:
- a CDS encoding DHH family phosphoesterase → MSRMSTPSRSEATGDDPVYDLAADCTIEDVEEGACYRATVNGVVEYGVFVDLSASVSGLVHESNLDGSYDVGDELTVRLVDVRENGDLGFESIDAADRETVQVGHEPDITATDDLAERVGESITVEGELVQIKQTGGPTVFTLRDGVGIVPCAAFEAAGVRAYPGFELGDIVRVTGRVERREGALQLEVESLDAVDESDEIRERLDSALEEQATPHDVEPLVDWSALEPMQDDLEAVATRLRRAVLENRPIRIRHHADGDGMCASIPVALALERFIEEVHGDPSAARHLLKRLPSKAPYYEMEDVTRDLNFALGDRERHGQQLPLLVMLDNGSTEEDVPAYEALAQYDIPIVAVDHHHPDPDAVDGLLAEHVNPYLHGEDYRVTTGMLCVELARMIHPEITDELTHVPAVAGLTDRSEADAMADYLALAREAGYDEDDLQAIGDALDYAAHWLRYSAGESLLTDVLGVDAADDSRHDDLVEFFAERAARDTDEQLDAAMPHVESATLDNGADLYRIDVERHAHRFTYPAPGKTTGAIHDRKVADSDGPVVTVGYGPDFAVLRSDGVRLDIPHMVEELEDETDGGVSGGGHLVVGSIKFVKGMREAVLDALETKMGAAEIDEELGSASVAGFED, encoded by the coding sequence CTGTCAAGAATGTCTACGCCATCGCGCTCTGAGGCGACCGGGGACGACCCCGTGTACGATCTCGCTGCCGACTGTACGATCGAGGACGTCGAGGAGGGTGCGTGCTACCGGGCGACGGTCAACGGCGTCGTCGAATACGGTGTCTTCGTCGATCTCTCTGCATCGGTCTCCGGTCTCGTCCACGAATCGAACCTCGACGGGAGCTACGACGTCGGCGACGAGCTCACCGTGCGCCTCGTCGACGTCAGGGAAAACGGCGATCTCGGATTCGAATCGATCGATGCCGCGGATCGCGAGACGGTCCAGGTCGGCCACGAGCCCGACATTACGGCGACCGACGACCTCGCCGAACGGGTCGGCGAGTCGATCACCGTCGAGGGCGAACTCGTCCAGATCAAACAGACCGGCGGACCGACCGTGTTCACGCTGCGCGACGGCGTCGGGATCGTGCCGTGTGCGGCCTTCGAGGCGGCCGGCGTCCGTGCCTACCCCGGATTCGAACTCGGCGATATCGTCAGAGTCACCGGTCGGGTCGAGCGCCGCGAGGGCGCACTCCAGCTAGAGGTCGAATCGCTCGACGCCGTCGACGAGAGCGACGAGATCCGCGAGCGTCTCGACAGCGCGCTCGAAGAGCAGGCGACGCCCCACGACGTCGAACCGCTCGTCGACTGGTCGGCGCTCGAACCGATGCAGGACGATCTCGAAGCCGTGGCGACGCGACTGCGCCGTGCCGTGCTGGAGAACCGGCCGATCCGCATCCGCCATCACGCCGACGGCGACGGGATGTGTGCCTCGATCCCCGTAGCGCTCGCGCTCGAACGGTTCATCGAGGAGGTCCACGGCGACCCTTCGGCAGCGCGCCATCTGCTCAAACGATTGCCGAGCAAGGCTCCCTACTACGAGATGGAGGACGTCACCCGCGATTTGAACTTCGCGCTCGGTGATCGCGAGCGCCACGGCCAGCAGCTCCCGCTGCTCGTGATGCTCGACAACGGGTCGACCGAGGAGGACGTCCCGGCCTACGAGGCGCTCGCCCAGTACGACATCCCCATCGTCGCCGTCGACCACCACCACCCCGATCCCGACGCGGTCGACGGGCTGCTCGCCGAACACGTCAACCCCTACCTCCACGGTGAGGACTATCGAGTGACGACCGGGATGCTCTGTGTCGAGCTCGCGCGCATGATCCACCCCGAGATCACCGACGAACTCACGCACGTGCCGGCGGTCGCCGGTCTCACCGATCGCTCGGAGGCCGACGCGATGGCCGACTATCTCGCTCTCGCGCGCGAGGCTGGCTACGACGAGGACGATCTCCAAGCGATCGGCGACGCGCTCGATTACGCGGCCCACTGGCTGCGCTACAGCGCGGGCGAATCACTTCTCACGGACGTACTCGGCGTCGATGCCGCCGACGACTCCCGACACGACGACCTCGTCGAGTTCTTCGCCGAGCGGGCCGCACGCGACACCGACGAACAGCTCGACGCCGCCATGCCACACGTCGAGAGCGCGACCCTGGACAACGGTGCCGACCTCTACCGGATCGACGTCGAACGCCACGCCCACCGGTTCACGTATCCGGCCCCCGGCAAGACCACGGGCGCGATCCACGACCGCAAGGTGGCCGACAGCGATGGCCCCGTCGTCACGGTCGGCTACGGCCCCGATTTCGCCGTGCTCCGTTCGGACGGCGTGCGCCTCGACATCCCGCATATGGTCGAGGAGCTCGAAGACGAAACCGACGGCGGCGTCAGCGGTGGCGGCCACCTCGTCGTCGGCTCGATAAAGTTCGTCAAGGGAATGCGCGAGGCCGTCCTGGACGCGCTCGAAACGAAGATGGGCGCGGCGGAGATCGACGAAGAGCTCGGCAGCGCCTCCGTCGCCGGCTTCGAGGATTGA
- a CDS encoding Mov34/MPN/PAD-1 family protein, giving the protein MGLFRSRELLGIAADTLEFARSAAAETHPDEYMGLLRSQPADELDPEPELDDAGSVITDVLVIPATESNPVSATVKTSLVPNDMRAAGSIHSHPNGVLRPSAEDRATFGKGDAHIILGAPYGSDDWRAFDREGDERDLAVLDVSLPDPEEFFDFTQADIDEELR; this is encoded by the coding sequence ATGGGGCTGTTCCGGTCACGTGAGCTACTCGGCATCGCTGCCGACACCCTCGAGTTCGCTCGCTCGGCGGCCGCCGAGACCCATCCGGACGAGTATATGGGTCTTCTGCGAAGCCAACCGGCTGACGAACTTGACCCCGAACCCGAACTCGACGACGCCGGCAGCGTGATCACCGACGTGCTCGTCATCCCCGCGACGGAGTCGAACCCGGTCAGCGCTACGGTGAAGACGAGCCTCGTCCCCAACGACATGCGCGCCGCCGGATCGATCCACTCCCATCCCAACGGCGTGCTCCGACCGAGCGCCGAGGACCGCGCCACGTTCGGCAAGGGTGACGCACACATCATTCTCGGCGCACCCTACGGGTCCGACGACTGGCGCGCGTTCGACCGCGAGGGCGACGAACGCGATCTCGCCGTGCTCGACGTTTCGCTGCCCGATCCCGAGGAGTTCTTCGATTTCACACAGGCCGACATCGACGAGGAGCTCCGATGA
- a CDS encoding FAD synthase: MSDDATTVIAQGTFDILHPGHLHYLREAAAMGDVLHVIIARRENVTHKQQPVLADRQRRNMIAALDPVDSALLGDREDIFVPIERIDPDVIVLGHDQHHDEAGIEHALTERDIDCTVARASGREPEFDDELLSTGRIIERICEQRC; encoded by the coding sequence ATGAGCGACGACGCCACGACGGTCATCGCACAGGGTACCTTCGACATTCTCCATCCGGGCCACCTCCACTATCTCCGCGAGGCGGCAGCGATGGGCGACGTCCTGCACGTGATCATTGCCCGCCGTGAAAACGTCACCCACAAGCAACAACCCGTGCTCGCCGATCGCCAGCGCCGGAACATGATCGCTGCACTCGATCCCGTCGACAGCGCACTGCTCGGCGACAGGGAAGACATCTTCGTCCCGATCGAACGCATCGATCCCGACGTCATCGTACTCGGCCACGACCAACACCACGACGAAGCGGGCATCGAACACGCGCTGACCGAACGCGACATCGACTGCACGGTCGCGCGTGCCTCCGGCCGCGAGCCCGAATTCGACGACGAGCTGCTCTCGACCGGACGGATCATCGAGCGCATCTGCGAACAGCGCTGCTGA
- a CDS encoding IS4 family transposase: MSDEPSSDRIERRLTTLFPSTALEDHAEAVGVVERDGKFQVPAMVRALVFGFAAGESRTLAAFRRAYNDTADKTLSPGGFYQRLTPLFATYLRDLVEFALDEVAIPHTVSDEFDQFRDVIVADATVLRLHRFLKEQYQGRREEQAGAKLHLLHNVTDRTIEKLSITGERPHDSTEFNTGSWLEGRLLLLDLAYFKFRRFALIDENGGFFVSRLKRNTKPEIVAELREWRGRAIPLEGEQVFEVAEDLHRKYVDVEVEVEFRRGLYAGTRSWDTKRFRIVGVRNEDADDYHFYITNLPRKWFLPADIATMYRCRWAVELLFRELKTLYELDEFDTSNPAVVEILLYAAVLTLLVSRELLELVIEHADDDAVFPPERWAATFRSHAQRILKRLSDYLGYSPPPLLERMIADAQKIHQERPILQERFATAAQPTAGVS, encoded by the coding sequence GTGAGCGACGAACCCTCCTCGGACCGAATTGAACGGCGGCTCACTACGCTCTTTCCATCGACAGCTCTCGAAGACCACGCCGAGGCAGTCGGCGTGGTCGAACGCGATGGCAAGTTCCAGGTTCCAGCGATGGTCCGGGCGCTCGTGTTCGGCTTCGCCGCAGGCGAAAGCCGAACACTCGCTGCGTTTCGTCGCGCCTACAACGATACTGCCGACAAGACGCTCTCACCCGGCGGTTTCTATCAACGATTGACGCCACTGTTCGCCACGTATCTCCGCGACCTCGTCGAGTTCGCGCTCGACGAGGTCGCTATCCCTCATACCGTCAGCGACGAGTTCGACCAATTCAGGGACGTGATAGTCGCCGATGCAACCGTTCTGCGGTTACATCGGTTCCTGAAGGAGCAGTACCAAGGCCGCCGGGAGGAGCAGGCTGGAGCGAAGCTCCACCTGCTCCACAACGTCACCGATCGAACCATCGAGAAGCTCTCGATCACCGGCGAACGTCCTCACGACAGCACCGAGTTCAACACAGGATCGTGGCTAGAAGGACGGTTGCTACTGCTCGATTTAGCGTATTTCAAGTTCCGCCGCTTCGCTCTGATCGACGAGAACGGCGGCTTCTTCGTGAGCCGTCTCAAGCGCAATACCAAGCCGGAGATCGTCGCAGAACTGCGGGAATGGCGCGGACGCGCCATTCCGCTGGAAGGAGAGCAGGTCTTCGAGGTTGCGGAGGATCTCCACCGCAAATACGTTGATGTCGAGGTTGAGGTGGAGTTCAGACGCGGACTGTACGCGGGCACGCGATCATGGGATACGAAGCGGTTCCGCATCGTCGGCGTCCGCAACGAGGACGCCGACGACTACCACTTCTACATCACGAATCTCCCGAGAAAGTGGTTCCTACCGGCGGATATAGCGACGATGTACCGCTGCAGGTGGGCGGTGGAGTTGCTGTTCCGCGAGCTGAAGACGCTGTACGAACTCGATGAGTTCGACACGAGCAACCCTGCAGTAGTGGAGATTCTGCTGTATGCGGCGGTGCTGACGCTGTTGGTGAGCCGCGAGTTGCTGGAGTTGGTGATCGAGCACGCAGACGATGACGCGGTGTTTCCACCGGAACGCTGGGCGGCGACCTTCCGGTCGCACGCCCAGCGAATTCTCAAGCGACTCAGCGACTATCTCGGCTACTCGCCACCGCCGCTGTTAGAGCGGATGATCGCTGACGCACAGAAAATTCATCAAGAGCGCCCAATCCTACAGGAACGGTTCGCTACCGCCGCTCAACCAACTGCTGGAGTTAGCTAA
- a CDS encoding transposase, translating into MAIVLLDFVEKALRVAKQALGKHAGKPESGGLPREAHIVAHCIRKEEGHTFTELVDRIGLMPEVCDLLGLHTDALPDPTTFYHSIDRYAMYVWRALLRTSAQQLRQSGHVALDSTFFERKQASQYYLQRSGRTVKTIKATTLTDTESLAVLDVHCCIEREHDTKAGPRVVRRNADDLRSVAADNGFQDWHTEYEIAALDVEYLVHHQGSRPMAVANNALIRAKGYTQRWMSETSYSTVKRTQDSALRSRFWYRQFREIVLLFALNNIKKLAKTL; encoded by the coding sequence ATGGCAATCGTTCTCCTCGACTTCGTTGAGAAGGCACTACGCGTAGCGAAACAAGCGTTGGGGAAGCACGCGGGGAAGCCCGAATCAGGCGGGCTTCCCCGCGAGGCGCACATCGTCGCTCACTGTATTCGGAAGGAAGAAGGCCACACCTTCACCGAACTTGTTGATCGGATCGGTCTCATGCCTGAGGTGTGCGATCTCCTCGGACTCCATACAGACGCGCTGCCTGATCCGACCACGTTCTACCATTCGATTGATCGGTACGCGATGTACGTCTGGCGGGCGTTGCTGCGCACTTCGGCGCAGCAACTCCGCCAATCTGGTCATGTGGCACTGGACAGTACGTTCTTCGAACGCAAGCAGGCCTCTCAGTACTATCTCCAGCGAAGCGGCCGCACCGTCAAGACGATCAAGGCGACGACGCTGACCGATACAGAGTCGCTTGCAGTGCTGGACGTCCATTGCTGTATTGAGCGTGAACACGACACGAAGGCTGGCCCGCGGGTCGTCCGCAGGAACGCGGACGACCTGCGGTCAGTCGCTGCTGACAACGGGTTCCAAGACTGGCACACCGAATACGAAATCGCTGCGTTAGACGTTGAGTACCTTGTTCACCATCAAGGATCGAGACCGATGGCCGTTGCGAATAACGCGCTCATCCGAGCGAAGGGCTACACCCAGCGATGGATGTCCGAGACGTCTTATTCGACGGTCAAGCGAACGCAGGACTCCGCCCTGCGTTCGCGATTCTGGTATCGCCAGTTTCGTGAGATCGTTCTTCTGTTCGCGCTCAACAATATCAAGAAACTCGCCAAGACGCTATGA
- a CDS encoding IS4 family transposase, protein MASTVEPQTRRSSRQAVPDGPQRSPTTASAFYSLLDAVDSESTAEQFDIGTYNEKHDFDNHLRIGAFEGINPSDSLAELAEKTDTHDQMAYMAASTFSRRTNDRDYRAVVRVLFELLHTPQLYHQRGVQRKRLEWLNRSVVAIDATNLMLTRSVAIPSELQDEKILHEIQPTDGGLKLNLAARVDGKYKQPLGMTVTGGDTREPTQFEHLQSDVEVFADLDSPIQVFDRGYLDYERFCAMKRRDEDFVTLLRSDARIDVLGRVQDVEITDEAGTRSVCDQRIELGETGEQFRQIVFEDVDGGKIEYLTTLSSAEYDPVDVVRIYTLRTLIEILFRELKQYTNTENFHSKSLNGVLFELFCTLIGYVLMEWFRHCHPLRGGVPEAIRKLRTRWNQSLPSYG, encoded by the coding sequence ATGGCAAGCACAGTTGAACCCCAGACGAGGCGGTCATCGAGACAGGCGGTTCCTGATGGACCTCAGCGATCACCGACCACTGCGAGTGCGTTCTACTCGCTGCTCGACGCAGTCGACAGCGAGTCGACTGCTGAACAATTTGATATCGGCACCTACAACGAGAAACACGATTTCGATAATCATCTCAGGATCGGTGCTTTCGAGGGAATCAATCCGTCTGATTCGTTGGCTGAACTCGCCGAGAAAACTGATACTCACGATCAGATGGCGTACATGGCCGCTTCAACCTTCTCGCGGCGCACGAACGACCGCGACTATCGCGCGGTCGTTCGCGTGCTGTTCGAGCTACTCCACACTCCGCAACTATACCATCAGCGTGGCGTTCAGCGAAAGCGTTTGGAGTGGCTCAATCGATCCGTCGTTGCGATTGACGCAACAAACCTCATGCTCACCAGATCGGTTGCGATTCCGAGCGAGCTCCAGGACGAGAAGATTCTGCACGAGATCCAGCCGACAGACGGTGGACTCAAGCTCAATCTGGCTGCACGCGTCGACGGCAAATACAAGCAGCCGCTCGGTATGACCGTCACCGGAGGTGACACTCGCGAACCGACGCAGTTCGAGCACCTCCAAAGCGACGTCGAGGTCTTCGCAGACCTCGACTCGCCGATTCAGGTCTTCGACCGTGGCTACCTCGATTACGAGCGTTTCTGCGCGATGAAGCGACGTGACGAGGATTTCGTCACGTTGCTTCGATCAGACGCTCGGATAGACGTCTTGGGGCGCGTCCAAGACGTCGAGATTACTGACGAAGCAGGGACACGAAGCGTGTGTGACCAGCGCATTGAACTGGGTGAGACTGGTGAACAATTCCGTCAAATCGTGTTTGAGGACGTTGACGGTGGCAAAATCGAGTACCTCACAACGTTGTCTTCAGCAGAGTATGATCCAGTGGACGTAGTGCGTATCTATACGCTACGGACCCTTATCGAGATTCTATTCCGTGAATTGAAACAGTACACAAACACCGAGAACTTCCACTCAAAATCGCTCAACGGCGTGTTGTTCGAGTTGTTCTGTACGCTGATTGGGTACGTGCTCATGGAGTGGTTCCGGCACTGCCACCCACTGCGGGGTGGCGTGCCGGAAGCGATCCGGAAGCTTCGGACACGCTGGAATCAATCGCTCCCCTCGTACGGCTGA
- a CDS encoding IS1595 family transposase (programmed frameshift) — MDEESAQVFLPPRERCFERLRLARFGETVTCVHCGDDDVVKRGTTDKDAQQYRCKHCETYFSDLTKTIFWQHRFELEEMFYIVKEMRSEPTAQIARDLDRNYEAVLNFVHKVQDVSGEIDEFNLYGVCEADEVYVTAGEKGLEDENGSPRERGLFKKGRGTFKSDKPPVLTLVRRDDGRVRFLVCEDLQDADEDIAEYGDGSVILCTDGYTIYNDIEDKEGVDGHLAVTHSDTYVIGDAHTNTCENRHSFLRQWLAKFRGVSKHHLQKYLGFLGLKLNSPDDWFEKLLCYDVSG, encoded by the exons ATGGACGAGGAGTCAGCTCAGGTCTTCCTTCCACCGCGTGAGCGATGCTTCGAGCGTCTCCGTCTCGCCCGCTTCGGCGAGACGGTGACGTGTGTCCATTGCGGAGATGACGACGTCGTCAAACGCGGAACGACCGATAAGGACGCCCAACAGTACCGCTGCAAGCACTGCGAGACCTACTTCAGCGACCTCACGAAGACGATTTTCTGGCAGCATCGCTTCGAACTCGAAGAGATGTTCTACATCGTCAAGGAGATGCGATCTGAGCCGACCGCTCAGATCGCTCGGGACCTCGATCGCAACTACGAAGCCGTCCTCAACTTCGTCCACAAAGTCCAGGACGTCAGCGGTGAGATTGACGAATTCAATCTCTACGGCGTGTGTGAAGCCGACGAGGTCTACGTCACGGCTGGTGAGAAAGGACTTGAAGACGAGAACGGGAGTCCGCGCGAGCGCGGACTCT TCAAAAAAGGACGCGGAACCTTCAAGTCAGACAAACCGCCGGTCTTGACACTCGTCCGTCGGGATGACGGACGAGTTCGGTTTCTCGTTTGTGAAGATCTGCAGGATGCTGACGAAGATATTGCCGAGTACGGCGACGGAAGCGTGATCCTCTGCACCGATGGCTACACGATCTACAACGACATCGAGGATAAGGAGGGGGTGGACGGCCATTTGGCCGTCACCCACTCCGACACCTACGTGATCGGTGACGCCCACACAAACACCTGCGAGAACCGCCACAGCTTCCTTCGCCAGTGGCTGGCGAAGTTCAGGGGTGTCTCGAAGCATCACCTTCAGAAATACCTCGGCTTCCTCGGATTGAAACTCAATTCACCGGACGATTGGTTCGAGAAACTGCTGTGTTACGATGTATCGGGATGA
- a CDS encoding inorganic phosphate transporter has translation MVSLLLLVGLAVAVFVGFNIGGSSTGVAFGPAVGSRLVSKTGAAGLFTLFALIGGWTVGRNVVETMGGDIVPSGQFTLAASVGVLFFVGLALLISNLFGVPASTSMTAVGAIAGLGLASGTLDWEVMGRIVSWWLVAPVLAFWVCAVIGRYLYPYLDAWFALDRSDNALFEIDRSGTVPIPHLAGNTRPKEVFWSAVVLVISCYMAFSAGASNVANAVAPLVGNGSITTSQGVLLAVGAIGVGAFTIARRTLDTIGNDLTDLPLLASLIVASVSASIISVLSQLGIPASLAVSATMCIVGLGWGRATRTTTIADAASAAIQGEESATLSTGALAAETPERTSDVDTADGPRAGERVRPIGDEEPTELTSEELFDPSATGRVVMLWILTPSLSAIASFLLFQLFPVYGGA, from the coding sequence GTGGTTTCGCTCCTCTTGCTGGTCGGTCTCGCGGTCGCGGTCTTCGTCGGCTTCAACATCGGTGGTTCCTCGACGGGCGTGGCGTTTGGCCCGGCGGTCGGCAGCCGTCTCGTCTCGAAGACGGGTGCAGCCGGGCTGTTCACGCTGTTCGCGCTCATCGGCGGCTGGACGGTCGGGCGCAACGTCGTCGAGACGATGGGCGGTGATATCGTCCCGTCGGGTCAGTTCACGCTCGCCGCGAGCGTCGGCGTACTCTTCTTCGTCGGCCTCGCGCTACTCATCTCCAACCTCTTCGGCGTCCCTGCCTCGACTTCGATGACCGCCGTCGGCGCGATCGCGGGGCTGGGACTCGCGAGCGGGACGCTCGACTGGGAGGTGATGGGCCGGATCGTCTCGTGGTGGCTCGTCGCTCCTGTACTCGCGTTCTGGGTCTGTGCAGTCATCGGTCGCTATCTCTACCCCTATCTCGACGCGTGGTTCGCCCTCGACCGGTCAGACAACGCCCTGTTCGAGATCGACCGATCGGGCACCGTCCCGATCCCACACCTCGCCGGAAACACCCGACCGAAGGAGGTATTCTGGAGCGCCGTCGTCCTCGTCATCAGCTGCTACATGGCCTTCTCGGCGGGTGCGTCGAACGTCGCCAACGCGGTCGCGCCGCTGGTCGGCAACGGTTCGATCACGACCAGTCAGGGCGTTCTGCTCGCCGTCGGGGCCATCGGCGTCGGCGCGTTCACGATCGCTCGGCGTACGCTCGACACGATCGGCAACGATCTCACCGACCTGCCGCTTCTGGCGTCGCTCATCGTCGCCAGCGTGAGCGCATCGATCATCTCGGTGCTCTCACAGCTCGGCATCCCGGCGAGTCTCGCTGTCAGCGCGACGATGTGTATCGTCGGGCTCGGCTGGGGGCGCGCGACGCGGACGACGACGATCGCCGACGCCGCGTCGGCAGCCATCCAGGGTGAGGAGAGTGCGACGCTCTCGACGGGGGCGCTCGCGGCTGAAACGCCCGAGAGGACGAGCGATGTCGACACCGCCGACGGCCCAAGAGCAGGCGAGCGCGTCCGCCCGATCGGCGACGAGGAACCGACCGAACTCACCTCGGAGGAACTGTTCGACCCCTCGGCCACGGGGCGGGTCGTCATGCTCTGGATCCTCACGCCATCGCTGTCGGCGATCGCCTCTTTCCTGCTCTTTCAGCTCTTTCCCGTCTACGGCGGGGCGTAG
- a CDS encoding pyridoxal phosphate-dependent aminotransferase — translation MKISERVERVPPSGIRRFFELTEELDDVISLGVGEPDFTAPWSAREAAIDSLERGRTSYTANRGMAALREAIAERSRERYDLDYDPDEEVLVTAGASEAIDVAFRAFVDPGDRVAIAQPSYVSYVPGVTFAGGEPVPIPTGEADDFELTAEALREHGAADAEALVFCYPNNPTGATMSKQDLEPIAAFAREHDLTVLADEIYADLTYEGDHTSIATLPGMRERTVVFNGFSKAYAMTGLRLGYALAPPEAITAMNRVHQYSMLSAPTTAQHAAIDALDNCDDAVVEMRSQYDRRRRFVLSRFDEMGIDCFTAKGAFYVFPESPWEDAEAFAEALLDAEGVAVVPGDVFGAGGEGHLRVSYATGMNELREAMDRIERFLD, via the coding sequence ATGAAGATATCCGAGCGTGTCGAGCGCGTCCCACCCTCCGGAATCCGGCGGTTTTTCGAACTCACCGAGGAGCTGGACGACGTGATCTCGCTCGGCGTCGGCGAGCCGGACTTCACCGCGCCGTGGAGCGCGCGCGAGGCGGCCATCGACTCGCTCGAGCGGGGGCGGACCTCCTACACCGCCAATCGCGGGATGGCGGCGCTCAGGGAGGCCATCGCCGAGCGCTCGCGCGAGCGCTACGATCTCGACTACGACCCCGACGAGGAGGTGCTCGTGACCGCCGGCGCGAGCGAGGCCATCGACGTGGCTTTCCGCGCGTTCGTCGATCCCGGCGACCGGGTGGCGATCGCCCAGCCGTCGTACGTCTCGTACGTGCCAGGTGTGACCTTCGCCGGCGGCGAGCCCGTGCCAATCCCCACCGGAGAGGCAGACGATTTCGAACTCACCGCCGAAGCACTCCGCGAGCACGGGGCCGCGGACGCCGAAGCGCTCGTCTTCTGTTATCCGAACAACCCGACGGGTGCGACGATGAGCAAGCAGGATCTCGAACCGATCGCCGCCTTCGCTCGCGAACACGACCTGACTGTTCTCGCCGACGAGATCTACGCCGACCTCACGTACGAGGGCGACCACACCTCGATCGCGACCTTGCCAGGTATGCGCGAGCGCACGGTCGTGTTCAACGGTTTCTCGAAGGCCTACGCGATGACCGGCCTTCGGCTCGGCTACGCGCTTGCCCCGCCAGAGGCCATCACGGCGATGAATCGCGTCCACCAGTATTCGATGCTGTCGGCCCCCACGACGGCACAGCACGCCGCCATCGACGCTCTCGACAACTGCGACGACGCGGTCGTGGAGATGCGCAGCCAGTACGACCGCCGCCGCCGGTTCGTGCTCTCGCGGTTCGACGAGATGGGCATCGACTGCTTCACGGCCAAGGGCGCGTTCTACGTCTTCCCCGAGAGCCCCTGGGAGGACGCCGAGGCGTTCGCCGAGGCGCTGCTCGATGCCGAGGGAGTGGCGGTCGTTCCCGGCGACGTCTTCGGTGCTGGCGGCGAGGGCCATCTCCGCGTCTCGTACGCCACAGGGATGAACGAGCTGCGCGAGGCGATGGACCGGATCGAACGGTTTCTCGACTGA
- a CDS encoding Lrp/AsnC family transcriptional regulator produces MDIRAELLSLLRENARYTTVDLARMLGTDESEVTEQIEALEAEGVLKGYQAVVDWRRTDEEPVRALVECNVTLDRETGYDDIAARLVGFPEIQSLRLVSGEYDFSLTVEADSMGEVSRFVSEKVAPVPEITQTVTHYLMESYKERGFEFGDGHDDDRLSVSP; encoded by the coding sequence ATGGACATCCGTGCGGAACTGCTCTCCTTGCTCCGTGAGAACGCGCGCTACACGACCGTCGATCTCGCGCGCATGCTCGGAACCGACGAGAGCGAGGTCACAGAGCAGATCGAGGCCCTCGAAGCCGAGGGCGTGCTCAAGGGCTATCAGGCGGTCGTCGACTGGCGACGAACGGACGAGGAACCGGTGCGCGCGCTAGTCGAGTGCAACGTCACGCTCGATCGCGAGACGGGCTACGACGACATCGCTGCGCGACTCGTCGGCTTTCCCGAAATCCAATCACTCAGGCTCGTGAGCGGCGAATACGACTTTTCCCTGACTGTGGAAGCGGATTCGATGGGTGAGGTCTCCCGGTTCGTCTCCGAGAAGGTCGCACCCGTGCCCGAAATCACTCAGACGGTGACTCACTACCTGATGGAGTCGTACAAGGAGCGTGGCTTCGAATTCGGTGACGGACACGATGACGATCGGCTCTCGGTCTCGCCATGA